One Streptomyces sp. B21-105 genomic region harbors:
- a CDS encoding ectoine synthase, producing MIVRSFKDIEGTDRHVRAASGTWESKRIVLARERVGFSLHETILYAGTETSMHYANHIEAVVCVEGEAELTDHESGLTHTVTPGTMYLLDGHERHTLRVKEDFRCLCVFNPPVTGREDHDENGVYPLLTEPEEVQAS from the coding sequence GTGATCGTCCGTTCGTTCAAGGACATCGAGGGCACCGACCGGCATGTGCGGGCGGCGTCCGGCACCTGGGAGAGCAAGCGCATCGTCCTGGCCCGGGAACGGGTCGGATTCTCGCTGCACGAAACGATTCTGTACGCGGGCACCGAGACGTCGATGCACTACGCGAACCACATCGAGGCCGTCGTCTGCGTCGAGGGCGAGGCCGAACTGACCGACCACGAGAGCGGGCTGACGCACACCGTCACGCCCGGGACCATGTACCTCCTCGACGGGCACGAGCGGCACACGCTGCGCGTCAAGGAGGACTTCCGCTGCCTCTGCGTGTTCAACCCGCCGGTCACCGGACGGGAGGACCACGACGAGAACGGCGTCTACCCCCTGCTGACCGAGCCCGAGGAGGTGCAGGCATCGTGA
- the thpD gene encoding ectoine hydroxylase, with protein sequence MTTLTDLYPTRGTTEVSVPRQDPVVWGSPDAPGPIPAAGLHSYERDGFLTVDQLIGDDEVAVYRRELERLVADPEIRADERSIVEPRSKEIRSVFEVHKLSQVFAALVRDERVAGRARQILGSDVYVHQSRINVKPGFGAGGFYWHSDFETWHAEDGLPNMRTVSVSIALTENLDTNGGLMIMPGSHRTFLGCAGATPKDNYKQSLQMQDAGTPSDEALTSMADAHGIRLFTGRAGSATWFDCNCMHGSGDNITPYPRSNVFIVFNSVENTAVEPFAAPIRRPEFIGARDFTPVR encoded by the coding sequence GTGACCACGCTCACCGATCTCTACCCCACCCGTGGCACCACCGAGGTGTCCGTCCCCCGTCAGGACCCCGTCGTCTGGGGCTCCCCCGACGCGCCCGGCCCGATCCCGGCCGCCGGTCTGCACTCCTACGAGCGCGACGGCTTCCTCACCGTCGACCAGCTGATCGGCGACGACGAGGTCGCCGTGTACCGGCGTGAGCTGGAGCGGCTCGTCGCCGACCCGGAGATCCGGGCGGACGAGCGGTCGATCGTCGAGCCGCGTTCGAAGGAGATCCGGTCCGTCTTCGAGGTCCACAAGCTCAGCCAGGTGTTCGCCGCGCTGGTGCGTGACGAGCGGGTCGCCGGGCGGGCCCGGCAGATCCTCGGGTCGGACGTCTACGTCCACCAGTCGCGGATCAACGTCAAGCCGGGCTTCGGGGCCGGAGGCTTCTACTGGCACTCCGACTTCGAGACCTGGCACGCCGAGGACGGCCTGCCGAACATGCGGACGGTGTCCGTGTCGATCGCGCTGACCGAGAACCTCGACACCAACGGCGGGCTCATGATCATGCCGGGCTCGCACCGGACGTTCCTCGGCTGCGCCGGGGCCACGCCGAAGGACAACTACAAGCAGTCCCTGCAGATGCAGGACGCGGGCACGCCGTCCGACGAGGCGCTCACCTCGATGGCCGACGCCCACGGCATCAGGCTGTTCACCGGCAGGGCCGGTTCGGCGACCTGGTTCGACTGCAACTGCATGCACGGGTCGGGCGACAACATCACGCCCTACCCGCGCAGCAACGTCTTCATCGTGTTCAACAGCGTGGAGAACACGGCGGTGGAGCCGTTCGCGGCGCCGATCCGCCGTCCGGAGTTCATCGGGGCCAGGGACTTCACCCCGGTGCGATGA
- a CDS encoding aminotransferase class V-fold PLP-dependent enzyme, which produces METFESLVRAEFTPKTTYLNTASNGLLPARSVAALHEAALLRAEGRPLTPLFEDVEACRAAYARLADVPVTRVALGVSVAAHTGVIAASLPAGAEVLTSEDDFTSVLNPFHVRGDLKVRAVPLERIAESVRPGTALVAVSAAQSADGRIADLPALREAARAHGARTYVDFSQSAGWLPMDAGAYDFSASVSYKWLLGPQGTAFLVVPDDFGGLSPVLAGWVAGEEPWDSCYGPVAELARSARRFDLTPALLGYAGLRRSLELLEEIGVKAIGAHDRALADRFRAGLAALGREPLPAPGSAIVSVPGLGFRQPELAAAGIQVSDRAGNLRAAFHLYNTAADVDRLLDVLAG; this is translated from the coding sequence ATGGAGACCTTCGAGAGCCTCGTCCGTGCCGAGTTCACCCCGAAGACCACATATCTGAACACCGCGAGCAACGGCCTGCTGCCCGCGCGGTCCGTCGCCGCCCTGCACGAGGCGGCGCTGCTGCGGGCGGAGGGCCGGCCGCTGACCCCGCTGTTCGAGGACGTGGAGGCCTGCCGGGCCGCTTACGCCCGGCTGGCCGACGTCCCCGTGACCAGGGTGGCCCTGGGTGTCTCGGTCGCCGCGCACACCGGCGTGATCGCCGCCTCGCTCCCCGCGGGCGCCGAAGTGCTCACCTCGGAGGACGACTTCACCTCCGTGCTGAACCCGTTCCACGTCCGCGGCGACCTCAAGGTCCGGGCCGTCCCGCTGGAGCGGATCGCCGAGTCCGTCCGTCCCGGCACCGCGCTGGTCGCCGTCAGCGCCGCCCAGTCCGCGGACGGCCGGATCGCCGACCTGCCCGCCCTGCGCGAGGCGGCCCGGGCGCACGGGGCGCGCACCTACGTCGACTTCTCGCAGTCCGCCGGCTGGCTGCCGATGGACGCCGGCGCGTACGACTTCTCGGCTTCTGTGTCCTACAAGTGGCTGCTCGGCCCGCAGGGTACGGCCTTCCTCGTCGTCCCGGACGACTTCGGCGGGCTGTCGCCGGTCCTCGCGGGCTGGGTCGCCGGCGAGGAGCCCTGGGACAGCTGTTACGGCCCGGTCGCCGAACTCGCCCGCTCCGCACGGCGGTTCGATCTGACGCCCGCCCTGCTCGGCTATGCCGGTCTGCGGCGCTCCCTCGAACTGCTGGAGGAGATCGGCGTCAAGGCGATCGGCGCCCACGACCGGGCCCTCGCCGACCGCTTCCGCGCCGGACTCGCCGCACTCGGCCGCGAACCCCTCCCCGCGCCCGGCTCCGCGATCGTCTCGGTGCCCGGACTCGGTTTCCGGCAGCCCGAGTTGGCCGCGGCCGGCATCCAGGTCTCCGACCGCGCGGGCAACCTGCGCGCCGCGTTCCACCTCTACAACACGGCCGCCGACGTCGACCGCCTGCTGGACGTGCTGGCGGGCTGA
- a CDS encoding DsbA family oxidoreductase, producing the protein MRVEIWSDIACPWCYVGKARFEKALEAFPHRDQVEVVHRSFELDPGRAKGDVQPVLAMLTKKYGMSEAQAQAGEENLGAQAAAEGLDYRTRDRDHGNTFDLHRLLHFAKEQGRQDELIQILYRANFAEERSLFTEGDERLVALAVEAGLNADAARAVLADPAAYADEVRADEREAAELGANGVPFFVLDRAYGVSGAQPAEVFAQALTRAWGDRSPLKLIDDGGAQACGPDGCEVPQR; encoded by the coding sequence ATGCGCGTCGAGATCTGGAGCGACATCGCCTGCCCGTGGTGCTACGTGGGCAAGGCCCGCTTCGAGAAGGCGCTCGAGGCCTTCCCGCACCGCGACCAGGTCGAGGTGGTCCACCGTTCCTTCGAGCTGGACCCGGGCCGCGCCAAGGGCGACGTCCAGCCGGTGCTCGCCATGCTCACCAAGAAGTACGGGATGAGCGAGGCGCAGGCGCAGGCCGGCGAGGAGAACCTGGGCGCGCAGGCCGCCGCCGAGGGCCTCGACTACCGCACCCGGGACCGCGACCACGGCAACACCTTCGACCTGCACCGGCTGCTGCACTTCGCCAAGGAGCAGGGCCGTCAGGACGAGCTGATCCAGATCCTCTACCGGGCGAACTTCGCCGAGGAGCGGTCCCTCTTCACCGAGGGCGACGAGCGGCTCGTGGCGCTGGCCGTCGAGGCCGGCCTGAACGCCGACGCCGCCCGCGCGGTCCTCGCCGATCCGGCCGCGTACGCCGACGAGGTCCGCGCCGACGAGCGCGAGGCCGCCGAGCTCGGCGCGAACGGCGTGCCCTTCTTCGTCCTCGACCGCGCCTACGGCGTCTCCGGCGCCCAGCCCGCCGAGGTCTTCGCCCAGGCGCTGACCCGGGCGTGGGGGGACCGCTCCCCGCTGAAGCTGATCGACGACGGCGGCGCGCAGGCCTGCGGCCCGGACGGCTGCGAAGTCCCCCAGCGGTGA
- a CDS encoding GNAT family N-acetyltransferase, translated as MIGDRVTANRVIRTAVPAETEAIAALHARARATYYPDGVPQDGTDWLANWRTAVERRDGHVLCVLERGRIVGLASFRTPQGAPARTVKLFQFHVDPDHWRAGIGTALHAACVEQWRADRRRTAVLDVHVDNRRAQAFYARRGWVPDPEHPPAEGDHHLWLRYRVPDGA; from the coding sequence ATGATCGGAGATCGTGTCACCGCGAACCGGGTGATCCGCACGGCCGTGCCCGCCGAGACGGAGGCCATCGCCGCCCTGCACGCGCGTGCCCGGGCGACGTACTACCCCGACGGCGTTCCCCAGGACGGCACGGACTGGCTCGCGAACTGGCGCACGGCCGTCGAGCGGCGGGACGGGCACGTGCTGTGCGTCCTTGAGCGAGGGCGGATCGTCGGCCTCGCCTCCTTCCGTACGCCGCAGGGCGCGCCCGCGCGCACGGTCAAGCTGTTCCAGTTCCACGTCGACCCCGACCACTGGCGGGCGGGGATCGGTACGGCCCTGCACGCGGCCTGCGTCGAGCAGTGGCGGGCGGACCGCCGCCGCACGGCCGTGCTCGACGTGCACGTCGACAACCGGCGGGCGCAGGCCTTCTACGCACGCCGGGGCTGGGTCCCGGACCCGGAGCACCCGCCCGCCGAAGGGGACCACCACCTGTGGCTCAGGTACCGGGTGCCCGACGGCGCGTGA
- a CDS encoding aldehyde dehydrogenase (NADP(+)): MAAAPVWSVDPRTGKQREQVAVEATAQEVDAVVRAAHDTRGSLADRAVRAAFLRSAADRLQAAKDTLVEVADAETALGPVRLNGELARTCYQLRAFADIVDEGAFLDVVVNHPDDTATPPVPDLRRYKVPLGVVAVYSASNFPFAFSVVGGDTASALAAGNPVVVKSHPDHPGLSELVAKVVRTAAAEHGIPAAVLGLVHGFDAGVELIGHPLVAAAGFTGSIRGGRALFDAAAARPTPIPFHGELGSLNPVVVTEAAAAERAEAIGTGLAASMTLGVGQFCVKPGLVLVPSGAAGDGLLKSLTDAVSDTEAGVLLDHRMRDNFVAGVAERAALPDVESPVTPGAGGQHTVSAGFLTVPAARLAAGSEHDLLLEECFGPVTVVARYEDDDEVRAVLTRLPGNLTATVQLSEGEAAGEGRGGEILAELTPLAGRVLVNGWPTGVAVAPAQHHGGPYPATTSTSTSVGGTAIERWLRPVAYQNTPAALLPVELRDENELGLPRRFNGRLER; this comes from the coding sequence GTGGCAGCAGCACCAGTCTGGAGTGTCGACCCCCGAACCGGGAAGCAGCGTGAACAGGTTGCGGTGGAGGCCACAGCCCAGGAGGTCGACGCCGTCGTCCGCGCAGCCCACGACACACGCGGCTCCCTCGCGGACCGCGCCGTACGCGCCGCGTTCCTGCGCTCCGCCGCCGACCGGCTCCAGGCCGCCAAGGACACGCTCGTCGAGGTGGCCGACGCCGAGACGGCGCTCGGACCGGTCCGGCTGAACGGCGAGCTCGCCCGCACCTGCTACCAGCTGCGCGCGTTCGCCGACATCGTGGACGAGGGCGCCTTCCTCGACGTGGTCGTCAACCACCCCGACGACACCGCCACCCCGCCCGTCCCCGACCTGCGCCGCTACAAGGTGCCGCTCGGCGTCGTCGCCGTGTACTCGGCGTCGAACTTCCCCTTCGCCTTCTCCGTCGTCGGCGGCGACACGGCCAGCGCGCTCGCGGCCGGCAACCCGGTCGTCGTCAAGTCCCACCCCGACCACCCGGGGCTGTCCGAGCTGGTCGCCAAGGTGGTGCGCACCGCCGCCGCCGAGCACGGCATCCCGGCGGCCGTCCTCGGCCTCGTGCACGGCTTCGACGCCGGCGTCGAGCTGATCGGGCACCCGCTGGTCGCCGCCGCCGGCTTCACCGGCTCGATCCGGGGCGGACGGGCCCTGTTCGACGCGGCCGCCGCCCGGCCGACGCCGATCCCCTTCCACGGTGAGCTGGGGTCGCTGAACCCCGTCGTGGTGACCGAGGCGGCCGCCGCCGAGCGCGCCGAGGCCATCGGGACCGGTCTCGCCGCGTCGATGACGCTGGGCGTCGGCCAGTTCTGCGTCAAACCCGGGCTGGTTCTGGTGCCGTCCGGCGCGGCCGGCGACGGGCTGCTCAAGTCCCTGACGGACGCCGTGAGCGACACCGAGGCGGGCGTGCTGCTCGACCACCGGATGCGGGACAACTTCGTCGCCGGGGTCGCCGAGCGCGCCGCGCTGCCCGACGTCGAGTCGCCGGTCACGCCGGGCGCGGGCGGGCAGCACACCGTCAGCGCGGGGTTCCTGACCGTGCCCGCCGCCCGGCTCGCCGCCGGGAGTGAGCACGACCTGCTGCTCGAGGAGTGCTTCGGGCCGGTCACCGTCGTGGCCCGCTACGAGGACGACGACGAGGTCAGGGCCGTGCTGACGCGGCTGCCGGGCAACCTCACGGCGACCGTCCAGCTGTCCGAGGGCGAGGCGGCCGGTGAGGGGCGCGGCGGCGAGATCCTCGCCGAGCTGACGCCGCTCGCCGGGCGCGTGCTGGTGAACGGCTGGCCGACCGGCGTCGCCGTCGCACCCGCGCAGCACCACGGGGGGCCCTACCCCGCCACCACGTCGACCTCCACCTCGGTGGGCGGCACGGCGATCGAACGGTGGCTGCGGCCGGTCGCCTACCAGAACACTCCCGCCGCGCTGCTGCCCGTGGAGCTGCGCGACGAGAACGAGCTGGGCCTTCCCCGCCGGTTCAACGGGCGCCTGGAGCGATAA
- a CDS encoding IclR family transcriptional regulator yields the protein MSAVETGGGAQVKSAVRTVELLEYFAGRPGMHSLAAVQEAVGYPKSSLYMLLRTLVELGWVETDATGTRYGIGVRALLVGTSYIDGDEVVAAARPTLDRLSDDTTETIHLARLDGTNVVYLATRQSQHYLRPFTRVGRRLPAHSTSLGKALLSTYTDEQVRKLLPETLPALTEHTITDREKLIEELHQVREQGFAVDREENTLGLRCFGVAIPYRTPARDAISCSVPVARLTPAHEQLVKDALFDARDRLTLATRRL from the coding sequence ATGTCGGCTGTCGAGACGGGGGGCGGAGCGCAGGTCAAGTCCGCGGTACGGACGGTTGAGCTGCTGGAATACTTCGCCGGCCGCCCCGGGATGCACTCCCTCGCGGCGGTCCAGGAGGCCGTCGGATACCCCAAGTCGAGTCTCTACATGTTGCTGCGCACGCTCGTGGAACTGGGCTGGGTGGAGACGGACGCGACGGGCACGCGGTACGGCATCGGGGTGCGGGCGCTGCTCGTGGGCACCTCCTACATCGACGGCGACGAGGTCGTCGCGGCCGCCCGGCCGACCCTGGACCGGCTCTCGGACGACACCACCGAGACCATCCACCTGGCCCGGCTGGACGGCACGAACGTCGTCTACCTCGCCACCCGCCAGTCGCAGCACTACCTGCGCCCCTTCACCCGGGTCGGCCGCCGGCTGCCCGCGCACTCCACCTCGCTCGGCAAGGCCCTGCTGAGCACCTACACCGACGAGCAGGTCCGCAAGCTGCTCCCGGAGACGCTGCCTGCGCTCACCGAGCACACGATCACGGACCGCGAGAAGCTCATCGAGGAGCTGCACCAGGTCCGCGAGCAGGGCTTCGCGGTGGACCGCGAGGAGAACACCCTGGGCCTGCGCTGCTTCGGCGTGGCGATCCCCTACCGCACTCCGGCCCGGGACGCGATCAGCTGCTCCGTGCCGGTGGCGCGGCTCACGCCCGCCCACGAGCAGCTGGTGAAGGACGCCCTGTTCGACGCGCGCGACCGGCTGACCCTGGCCACCCGGCGGCTCTGA
- a CDS encoding GNAT family N-acetyltransferase produces the protein MPIALRRVHDSDLPVFFRQTNDPESLVMAAFTPKDPTDRDAFDARWNSIRASSAVVRTILVDGDVVGSAAVYGEPGEREVTYWVDRAYWGRGIATAALTALLAEVPERPLFARAAADNTGSLRVLVKCGFVPTARATGYAPARGAEIEEIVLRLES, from the coding sequence ATGCCGATCGCTCTGCGCCGCGTCCACGACAGCGATCTGCCGGTCTTCTTCCGGCAGACGAACGACCCCGAGTCCCTCGTCATGGCCGCGTTCACCCCGAAAGACCCGACCGACCGGGACGCCTTCGACGCCCGCTGGAACAGCATCCGCGCCTCGTCGGCCGTGGTGCGCACGATCCTGGTGGACGGGGACGTGGTCGGCAGCGCGGCCGTGTACGGGGAGCCGGGCGAGCGCGAGGTGACGTACTGGGTGGACCGCGCGTACTGGGGCCGGGGCATCGCCACGGCGGCGCTGACGGCCCTGCTCGCCGAGGTCCCCGAGCGCCCGCTGTTCGCGCGGGCGGCGGCCGACAACACCGGTTCCCTCCGGGTTCTGGTGAAGTGCGGCTTCGTGCCCACCGCCCGCGCCACCGGGTACGCCCCCGCGCGCGGGGCGGAGATCGAGGAGATCGTGCTGAGGCTGGAGAGCTGA
- a CDS encoding peptidoglycan D,D-transpeptidase FtsI family protein: protein MNKTIRRASVFTLLLVFALLLRATWVQFYEGRALADDTHNRRTAIETYAEPLGNIIVAGKAITGSAVTSGSDLRYKRTYTDGELYAAVTGYASQSYAPTQLEGVYADLLNGTDPRLKTVLDTVTNKRADPGDVLTTIDPAVQKAAYKALGGKKGAAVAIDPSTGRILAVVSTPSYDPSSLTDADTAGAAWKKLNADPDKPLVNRALRQPLAPGSTFKLVVAAAALEDGLYPSVDVRTDSPNPYTLPGTRTDLKNENASAPCEDASIRVALQYSCNNVFAHMAVQLGQDKLRAMADRFGFDDDSQDVPVRAYASVYPTGMDASSTALTGIGQFDVTATPLQMAMVSAALANGGKLVSPHMVEQITNSGGDVLEDYDDKATTTQVVSSSTADQLQSAMRTVVEKGTGTNALIDGVTVGGKTGTAQNGENNSKAPYAWFTSYGKSDSSGEQVAVAVVVEQSDAARSEVSGNGLAAPVAKAMMEAALRK from the coding sequence ATGAACAAGACGATCAGACGCGCCTCGGTCTTCACGCTGCTGCTGGTGTTCGCCCTGCTGCTGCGGGCGACCTGGGTGCAGTTCTACGAGGGCCGGGCGCTCGCGGACGACACGCACAACCGGCGCACCGCGATCGAGACGTACGCGGAGCCGCTCGGGAACATCATCGTGGCCGGGAAGGCGATCACCGGCTCGGCCGTCACCTCGGGCAGCGATCTCCGGTACAAGCGCACGTACACGGACGGCGAGCTGTACGCGGCGGTGACCGGCTACGCCTCACAGAGCTACGCCCCGACCCAGCTGGAGGGCGTGTACGCGGACCTGCTCAACGGCACGGACCCCCGGCTGAAGACGGTCCTGGACACGGTCACGAACAAGCGGGCGGATCCCGGCGACGTGCTCACCACGATCGACCCGGCGGTGCAGAAGGCGGCGTACAAGGCGCTCGGCGGCAAGAAGGGCGCGGCCGTCGCGATCGACCCGTCGACGGGCCGGATCCTCGCGGTCGTCTCGACGCCGTCGTACGACCCGTCGTCGCTGACCGACGCCGACACCGCCGGCGCGGCATGGAAGAAGCTGAACGCCGACCCCGACAAGCCTCTCGTCAACCGGGCGCTGCGGCAGCCGCTGGCGCCGGGCTCGACGTTCAAGCTGGTGGTGGCGGCCGCCGCCCTGGAGGACGGGCTGTACCCGTCGGTGGACGTCCGGACCGACAGCCCGAACCCGTACACCCTGCCGGGCACGCGCACCGACCTGAAGAACGAGAACGCCTCCGCGCCCTGCGAGGACGCCTCGATCCGGGTCGCGCTGCAGTACTCCTGCAACAACGTGTTCGCGCACATGGCCGTCCAGCTCGGACAGGACAAGCTGAGGGCGATGGCCGACAGGTTCGGCTTCGACGACGACAGCCAGGACGTGCCGGTGCGGGCCTACGCGAGCGTGTACCCGACCGGCATGGACGCCTCGTCGACGGCGCTGACCGGCATCGGTCAGTTCGACGTGACGGCGACGCCGCTGCAGATGGCCATGGTGTCGGCGGCCCTCGCCAACGGCGGCAAGCTGGTCTCGCCGCACATGGTCGAGCAGATCACGAACAGCGGCGGCGACGTCCTGGAGGACTACGACGACAAGGCGACCACCACCCAGGTGGTCAGCTCCTCGACCGCCGACCAGCTGCAATCGGCGATGCGGACCGTCGTCGAGAAGGGCACGGGCACCAACGCGCTCATCGACGGCGTCACCGTCGGCGGCAAGACGGGCACGGCCCAGAACGGCGAGAACAACAGCAAGGCCCCGTACGCCTGGTTCACCTCGTACGGGAAGTCCGACTCGTCCGGCGAGCAGGTCGCCGTGGCGGTCGTGGTCGAGCAGTCCGACGCGGCGCGTTCCGAGGTGAGCGGGAACGGGCTGGCCGCCCCCGTCGCCAAGGCGATGATGGAGGCGGCGCTGCGGAAGTGA
- a CDS encoding NCS2 family permease — MSDTQKTADRPARERPAVNSVDRYFRISERGSTFGREIRGGTATFFTMAYILVLNPIILGSAEDKFGHRLDSVQLTTATALVAAVMTVVMGVGGNLPLALAAGLGLNAVVAFQIAPLMSWDDAMGLIVLEGLLICALVATGLREAVMHAIPQPLKQAISVGIGLFIAFIGFVDAGFVTRIPDAAHTTVPVQLGGTGTLGGWPVLVFCLGVLLTVGLLARKVKGAILISIVAMTLLAIVIDSLADIKSWGLTTPSWPDDVVGAPDFGLIGHFSLFGAFGQTGVVTVVLLVFTLLLSDFFDTMGTVVGISAEAGLLNEKGEVPNLGRVLLIDGAAAVAGGAASSSSATSYIESAAGVGEGARTGFSNLVTGALFALALFLTPVLTIVPLQAAAPALVAVGFLMMTQVKNIDWDKYEIAIPAFLTIAVMPFTYSITNGIGAGFVAYVAVKTVLGKAKEVHWLLWGASALFLVYFAIDPIEQILGVK, encoded by the coding sequence ATGTCCGACACGCAGAAGACGGCCGACCGGCCCGCCCGTGAGAGACCGGCGGTGAACAGCGTCGACCGGTACTTCCGGATATCCGAACGAGGGTCCACGTTCGGCCGGGAGATACGCGGCGGCACCGCCACGTTCTTCACCATGGCCTACATACTTGTCCTGAATCCCATCATCCTGGGCAGCGCCGAGGACAAGTTCGGGCACCGGCTCGACAGCGTCCAACTCACCACCGCCACTGCCCTGGTGGCCGCAGTGATGACCGTCGTCATGGGCGTCGGCGGCAACCTTCCCCTCGCGCTCGCCGCGGGTCTCGGCCTGAACGCGGTCGTCGCCTTCCAGATCGCCCCGCTGATGAGCTGGGACGACGCGATGGGTCTCATCGTCCTCGAAGGCCTGCTGATCTGCGCGCTGGTGGCGACCGGACTGCGCGAGGCCGTCATGCACGCCATCCCGCAGCCGCTCAAGCAGGCCATCAGCGTCGGCATCGGCCTGTTCATCGCCTTCATCGGCTTCGTCGACGCCGGCTTCGTCACCCGCATCCCGGACGCCGCGCACACCACCGTCCCCGTCCAGCTCGGCGGCACCGGCACCCTGGGCGGCTGGCCCGTCCTCGTCTTCTGCCTCGGTGTGCTGCTCACCGTCGGGCTGCTCGCCCGCAAGGTCAAGGGCGCGATCCTCATCAGCATCGTGGCGATGACGCTGCTCGCGATCGTCATCGACTCGCTCGCCGACATCAAGTCCTGGGGGCTGACCACGCCTTCCTGGCCGGACGACGTCGTCGGCGCCCCGGACTTCGGGCTGATCGGCCACTTCAGCCTGTTCGGCGCGTTCGGTCAGACCGGCGTCGTCACCGTCGTCCTGCTGGTCTTCACGCTCCTGCTGTCGGACTTCTTCGACACCATGGGCACGGTCGTCGGCATCAGCGCGGAGGCCGGACTGCTGAACGAGAAGGGCGAGGTGCCGAACCTCGGCCGCGTGCTGCTCATCGACGGCGCGGCGGCGGTCGCGGGCGGCGCTGCCTCGTCGTCCTCCGCGACCTCCTACATCGAGTCGGCCGCCGGTGTCGGCGAGGGCGCGCGCACCGGGTTCTCCAACCTCGTCACCGGCGCTCTCTTCGCCCTCGCGCTGTTCCTGACGCCGGTCCTCACCATCGTCCCGCTCCAGGCGGCCGCTCCGGCCCTCGTCGCCGTCGGCTTCCTGATGATGACCCAGGTCAAGAACATCGACTGGGACAAGTACGAGATCGCGATCCCGGCGTTCCTCACCATCGCCGTGATGCCCTTCACGTACTCGATCACCAACGGCATCGGCGCGGGCTTCGTCGCGTACGTCGCCGTCAAGACCGTGCTCGGCAAGGCGAAGGAGGTGCACTGGCTGCTGTGGGGCGCCTCGGCGCTGTTCCTGGTGTACTTCGCGATCGACCCGATCGAGCAGATCCTCGGCGTCAAGTGA
- a CDS encoding SigE family RNA polymerase sigma factor gives MGTVVDDAASVEFHAFFDRHYAELSRLACMLTGEADAADDLAADALLALWNRWDRVRAADHPVAYARGVVANLARTRIRSAVRERRRIALFWSQREEKTENPDVAGVVDVQSALRRLPFRKRACVVLRHAFDLSEKDTALALGVSVGTVKSQTSKGMAELQKLLGGKGAPVRVPAMARDRQAAGRDR, from the coding sequence GTGGGCACAGTCGTCGACGACGCCGCCTCCGTGGAGTTCCACGCCTTCTTCGACCGCCACTACGCCGAACTGTCCCGTCTCGCCTGCATGTTGACCGGAGAGGCGGACGCCGCCGACGACCTGGCGGCGGACGCGCTCCTCGCGCTGTGGAACCGCTGGGACCGGGTGCGCGCCGCCGACCATCCGGTCGCGTACGCGCGCGGGGTGGTCGCCAACCTCGCCCGCACCCGCATCCGCAGCGCCGTCCGCGAGCGCCGCAGGATCGCGCTGTTCTGGTCGCAGCGCGAGGAGAAGACGGAGAATCCCGATGTCGCCGGCGTCGTGGACGTCCAGTCGGCGCTGCGTAGACTGCCGTTCCGCAAACGGGCCTGCGTGGTGCTGCGGCACGCCTTCGACCTGTCGGAGAAGGACACCGCGCTCGCCCTGGGCGTCTCCGTGGGTACGGTGAAGAGCCAGACCTCCAAGGGGATGGCCGAGCTGCAGAAGCTGCTGGGCGGCAAGGGGGCTCCGGTTAGGGTGCCTGCGATGGCACGCGACCGTCAGGCCGCAGGGAGGGACCGATGA
- a CDS encoding HAD family acid phosphatase, with protein MHKPLRIAAVAAACAVAGAALYGAGAATAGQSTANSTHEPYNIGLLVKDIDTYYGTAPDANGVYQASPTSPYAKDLASIDKAARKYIDQAARKAGRKHQRPAVVFDIDDTLLLSLDYEKRYNYTYNSASWAAYVNKADRPAVFGSPELVRYAEKKGVEVFYNSGLSEAQRAAAVENLKKVGADVNLDAAHMFLKNAAAPPSYLSGCATPGAWTCTTVQYKSGTRKHIEHDLGYEIIANFGDQYSDLEGGYADRTYKLPNPTYFVS; from the coding sequence ATGCATAAGCCACTGCGCATCGCGGCCGTCGCCGCGGCCTGCGCCGTCGCCGGCGCCGCCCTCTACGGCGCCGGCGCGGCCACGGCCGGCCAGTCCACGGCCAACTCCACGCACGAGCCCTACAACATCGGGCTCCTGGTGAAGGACATCGACACCTACTACGGCACCGCCCCGGACGCGAACGGCGTGTACCAGGCGTCGCCGACCAGCCCGTACGCCAAGGACCTCGCGAGCATCGACAAGGCCGCGCGGAAGTACATCGACCAGGCCGCCCGCAAGGCGGGCAGGAAGCACCAGCGGCCCGCGGTCGTCTTCGACATCGACGACACCCTGCTGCTCAGCCTCGACTACGAGAAGCGGTACAACTACACCTACAACTCCGCCAGTTGGGCGGCGTACGTCAACAAGGCGGACCGCCCGGCCGTCTTCGGCAGCCCCGAGCTGGTGCGCTACGCCGAGAAGAAGGGCGTCGAGGTCTTCTACAACTCGGGCCTCAGCGAGGCGCAGCGCGCCGCCGCGGTCGAGAACCTGAAGAAGGTCGGCGCCGACGTCAACCTCGACGCCGCGCACATGTTCCTCAAGAACGCCGCAGCCCCGCCGTCCTACCTGAGCGGCTGCGCCACCCCGGGCGCCTGGACCTGCACGACGGTCCAGTACAAGTCCGGTACCCGCAAGCACATCGAGCACGACCTCGGGTACGAGATCATCGCCAACTTCGGCGACCAGTACTCCGACCTCGAGGGCGGCTACGCCGACCGCACGTACAAGCTGCCGAACCCGACGTACTTCGTCAGCTGA